A genomic window from Glaciihabitans sp. INWT7 includes:
- a CDS encoding Xaa-Pro peptidase family protein has protein sequence MTTATFGTNAVDWETRIDFDRLREERLARLRVKLEESDLGSLLAFDFANIRYMSSTHIGTWAMDKLIRFSLITRNSDPIVWDFGSAAKHHSLSNPWLDTTTSEMDADPHAPHHGAVRPRAESGSRAGISTLRGAFNPNAGIAEELARKIKRELEKFGVANEPLGVDVIELPVLFALKSLGIDVVDGQQVFLEARAIKGRDEISLLTQAASMVDSAYETLYEFLRPGVRENETVGLVSKTLYDLGSEYVEGVNAISGERCSPHPHVFSDRLIRPGDPAFFDILHSYQGYRTCYYRTFAVGSASSAQNDAYTRAREYMDRAIALVRPGATTADIVKVWPKAQEFGFPDEEAAFALQYGHGVGLSIWEKPIFSRLVSLEHPEVLEEGMVFALETYWPSADGIGAARIEEELVVTATGCEVITKFPAEKLLVAGQRYFSVDGPLPTLRNAQSHLNTPEGRGDIA, from the coding sequence ATGACCACAGCAACCTTTGGCACCAACGCCGTCGATTGGGAGACCAGGATCGACTTCGACCGGCTTCGCGAGGAACGTCTCGCCCGGCTGCGGGTGAAGCTCGAGGAGTCGGATCTTGGCTCCTTGCTCGCCTTCGACTTCGCGAACATCCGCTACATGTCCAGCACCCACATCGGCACGTGGGCGATGGACAAGCTCATCCGCTTCTCGCTGATCACCCGCAACAGCGACCCCATCGTGTGGGACTTCGGCTCGGCGGCAAAACACCACTCCCTCTCCAACCCGTGGCTCGACACCACCACGTCGGAGATGGATGCAGACCCGCACGCGCCTCATCACGGAGCGGTGCGCCCCCGCGCGGAGTCGGGCTCCCGCGCGGGGATCTCCACTCTCCGTGGCGCATTCAACCCCAATGCGGGCATCGCCGAAGAGCTGGCTCGCAAGATCAAGCGCGAGCTCGAGAAGTTCGGCGTGGCGAACGAACCGCTCGGGGTCGATGTCATCGAGCTCCCCGTGCTCTTCGCCCTGAAGTCGCTCGGCATCGATGTCGTCGACGGGCAGCAGGTCTTCCTCGAGGCGCGGGCGATCAAGGGGCGGGACGAGATCTCCCTCCTGACGCAGGCCGCATCGATGGTGGACTCCGCCTACGAGACCCTGTACGAGTTCCTGCGCCCCGGTGTTCGAGAGAACGAGACCGTCGGTCTCGTCTCGAAGACGCTGTACGACCTCGGCTCGGAGTACGTGGAGGGCGTGAATGCGATCTCGGGCGAGCGCTGCTCACCGCATCCCCACGTCTTCTCAGACCGCCTCATCCGGCCGGGAGATCCGGCATTCTTCGACATCCTGCACAGCTACCAGGGCTACCGCACCTGCTACTACCGCACCTTCGCTGTCGGTTCCGCGTCTTCGGCGCAGAACGATGCCTACACCCGCGCCCGGGAATACATGGATCGGGCGATCGCGCTGGTGCGTCCGGGGGCTACGACGGCGGACATCGTCAAGGTCTGGCCGAAGGCGCAGGAATTCGGATTCCCCGACGAAGAGGCGGCTTTCGCCCTCCAGTACGGTCACGGAGTCGGACTCTCGATCTGGGAGAAGCCGATCTTCTCTCGCCTGGTCTCGCTCGAACACCCCGAGGTGCTCGAGGAGGGGATGGTTTTCGCCCTCGAAACGTACTGGCCCTCGGCGGACGGCATCGGGGCGGCTCGCATCGAGGAAGAGCTGGTGGTCACGGCGACCGGCTGCGAGGTGATCACGAAGTTTCCGGCGGAGAAGCTCCTGGTGGCCGGACAGCGCTACTTCAGCGTGGATGGACCACTCCCGACCCTGCGGAACGCGCAGTCCCACCTCAATACACCCGAGGGTCGCGGCGACATCGCCTGA
- a CDS encoding zinc-binding dehydrogenase, whose product MKAALYYGTHDVRIEQVPDPVRRPGEALLRILRSGMCGTDATEWKAGPHTFPVPGPHPRTGHSGPMILGHEFIGEVLEVDSGGRFAVGDIVASGAGVWCGECVRCREGRTNLCLNYYTLGLNTDGGMAEFVSCPERALVPVPTGLSLDLAGLSQPLAVGLHAARRSGVKDGESVVIIGAGAIGSFVLAGLKSLADIDLTVVDFAGARLDRALRLGANRVIAVDDETREAVLAAVGERGADRVVEASGAPGQLNNAISLVRTGGTILQVGLPSKEQSVDIHSLVMREITVRTTLAHVCGEDLEPALRILATTELGTELLDTDTAGGVLPLDRLAEQLERLATGTLEGKVLFDPSL is encoded by the coding sequence ATGAAAGCGGCCCTGTATTACGGCACCCACGATGTGCGCATCGAGCAGGTGCCCGATCCCGTCAGAAGGCCGGGAGAAGCCCTGCTGCGCATTCTGCGCAGCGGGATGTGCGGAACGGATGCCACGGAGTGGAAAGCCGGCCCGCACACCTTCCCCGTGCCCGGACCCCATCCGCGCACGGGACACAGCGGTCCGATGATCCTCGGCCACGAGTTCATCGGTGAGGTGCTGGAAGTCGACAGCGGAGGCCGGTTCGCTGTCGGGGACATCGTCGCGAGCGGCGCCGGCGTCTGGTGCGGGGAGTGCGTGAGGTGCCGAGAGGGCCGCACCAACCTGTGTCTCAACTACTACACCCTCGGTCTCAACACCGACGGGGGAATGGCCGAGTTCGTCTCCTGCCCCGAGCGCGCACTGGTGCCCGTGCCGACGGGGCTCTCCCTCGACCTCGCGGGACTCTCGCAACCCTTGGCGGTCGGCCTTCATGCCGCCCGGCGGTCAGGGGTGAAGGACGGCGAGTCCGTCGTCATCATCGGAGCGGGCGCCATCGGATCCTTCGTGCTTGCGGGGCTGAAGTCGCTCGCCGACATCGACCTCACCGTCGTCGACTTCGCCGGGGCACGCCTCGATCGCGCCCTGCGGTTGGGGGCGAACCGCGTGATCGCGGTGGACGACGAGACGCGAGAGGCAGTGCTCGCCGCGGTCGGGGAGCGCGGCGCCGATCGTGTGGTCGAAGCGAGCGGAGCTCCCGGGCAACTGAACAACGCGATCTCGCTCGTGCGCACCGGAGGCACCATCCTGCAGGTCGGCCTGCCGTCGAAGGAACAGTCCGTAGACATCCATTCGCTCGTCATGCGGGAGATCACCGTGCGAACGACCCTCGCGCACGTGTGCGGCGAAGACCTCGAGCCCGCGCTGCGCATCCTGGCGACCACCGAGCTCGGCACCGAGCTCCTCGACACCGACACCGCGGGCGGTGTGCTGCCGCTCGACAGGCTCGCTGAGCAACTCGAACGCCTCGCGACCGGCACGCTCGAAGGCAAAGTGCTCTTCGACCCCTCCCTCTAA
- a CDS encoding NAD(P)-dependent oxidoreductase, whose protein sequence is MTMPQLGFLGLGTMGAAMARHLLDSGHSIRVWNRTASAADAVVDAGAERAENAGEAIATGLFFSMLSNDDAAEATFTAESLTAAPAGSLHVCHSTLSLAATDRLVEVHRQAGVEYVAAPVLGRANLAASGTLNIVAAGSASAVERAKPYLDILGKRTWVVGAQPRNANLVKIGVNYNLIHALQALAESVTLIERGGVDGETFVEILTDAAFTGAAYTGYGALIARKAYSPPGFTVALGLKDLALTEQAAAAHGVTLPSAPVLRDVFESALADPALAGLDWSAIAEVTRGLVQPD, encoded by the coding sequence ATGACAATGCCGCAACTCGGCTTCCTCGGACTCGGCACGATGGGCGCGGCGATGGCCCGCCACCTGCTCGACTCCGGACATTCCATCCGGGTGTGGAATCGCACTGCCTCTGCCGCCGATGCGGTTGTGGACGCCGGGGCCGAGCGCGCTGAGAACGCCGGCGAGGCGATCGCCACCGGCTTGTTCTTCTCGATGCTCTCCAACGACGATGCCGCGGAAGCGACCTTCACCGCCGAGTCGCTTACGGCGGCGCCAGCAGGGTCGCTGCACGTCTGCCATTCCACCCTCAGTCTCGCGGCGACGGACCGGTTGGTCGAGGTGCATCGACAGGCTGGCGTGGAGTATGTGGCCGCTCCTGTCCTCGGCCGCGCGAACCTCGCCGCGAGCGGCACCCTCAACATCGTTGCGGCGGGCAGTGCCAGCGCCGTCGAGCGCGCCAAGCCCTATCTCGACATCCTGGGCAAGCGCACCTGGGTGGTCGGGGCCCAGCCGAGGAACGCGAACCTGGTGAAGATCGGCGTGAACTACAACCTGATCCACGCCCTGCAGGCCCTCGCCGAGTCGGTGACGCTCATCGAGCGGGGAGGGGTCGACGGTGAGACTTTCGTCGAGATCCTCACCGACGCCGCGTTCACCGGGGCGGCATACACCGGCTATGGCGCTCTCATCGCGCGCAAGGCGTACTCGCCCCCCGGATTCACTGTCGCGCTCGGACTCAAGGATCTCGCACTCACCGAACAGGCCGCGGCCGCCCATGGCGTCACGCTGCCATCGGCTCCGGTGCTGAGAGACGTCTTCGAGTCGGCGCTGGCCGATCCGGCGCTGGCCGGTCTCGACTGGTCGGCTATCGCCGAGGTCACCCGCGGGCTCGTACAGCCCGACTGA
- a CDS encoding VOC family protein, whose amino-acid sequence MSFAISGVHHIGLSVSDIKQSFEWYSRMFGLTPGDVTDGSGEALSEALQVPEAHLSFAMISLGSTRIEFLEYQHPVGRQFDRTNGDIGSAHICLEVSNLDAAYADLTAKGAVFNAPPITLESGVHAGSKWAYLRDPDGIQLEIWQSPSA is encoded by the coding sequence ATGAGTTTCGCCATCTCGGGAGTGCACCACATCGGCCTTTCGGTCAGCGACATCAAACAGTCGTTCGAGTGGTATTCGCGCATGTTCGGGCTCACCCCGGGAGACGTGACCGACGGATCGGGCGAAGCACTCTCCGAGGCCCTCCAGGTTCCCGAAGCACATCTCTCCTTCGCCATGATTTCATTGGGAAGCACGCGCATCGAATTCCTCGAGTACCAGCATCCGGTCGGCCGCCAATTCGACCGGACCAATGGCGACATCGGGTCTGCTCATATCTGCCTGGAGGTGTCGAACCTCGATGCCGCGTACGCAGACCTGACCGCGAAGGGGGCCGTCTTCAACGCCCCGCCGATCACCCTCGAGTCCGGCGTCCACGCGGGATCCAAGTGGGCCTATCTCCGCGACCCCGACGGCATCCAGCTGGAGATCTGGCAGTCCCCCTCCGCATGA
- a CDS encoding 2,3-butanediol dehydrogenase: MRAAVFHGAHDIRIEQVDAPTGAGPGEVLLRPFWCGICGTDLHEYAAGPIVIPTHPHPLTGASAPQILGHEFSAEVLEIGAGVTNVSVGQRVSVMPIISCGRCYFCRRGLNHLCVDMGCVGLSFAWGGIAELALVPASQVYALPDALSEIQGALVEPTAVAAYGVDTAGVRPGDTVLITGAGPIGALASIYANSIGARVFVSEVNPVRAALARSLDVGEVLDPSAMDVVGYLRDATAGIGVDAVVECSGNERALQTGFGAVRSAGTITQTGLHTRPASIDPMQVSLREITYNGTWCYPLTDWPRVIDLIARKGLPVERVVTAEIAVADLVEKGFDTLLDPSGNEVKVLVNAR; the protein is encoded by the coding sequence ATGCGCGCAGCCGTCTTCCATGGAGCACACGACATCCGTATCGAGCAGGTCGATGCGCCCACCGGTGCTGGCCCCGGCGAGGTGCTGCTTCGCCCATTCTGGTGCGGCATCTGCGGCACCGATCTGCACGAATACGCCGCCGGCCCCATCGTGATCCCCACGCACCCGCATCCCCTCACCGGGGCATCGGCTCCCCAGATCCTGGGCCACGAATTCTCCGCCGAGGTTCTCGAGATCGGTGCGGGGGTCACGAACGTGTCGGTCGGGCAGCGCGTCTCGGTCATGCCGATCATCTCCTGTGGGCGGTGCTATTTCTGCCGGCGAGGCCTCAACCACCTCTGTGTGGACATGGGATGCGTCGGCTTGAGCTTCGCCTGGGGTGGCATCGCCGAACTGGCCCTTGTGCCGGCCAGCCAGGTGTATGCGCTGCCGGATGCGTTGTCGGAGATCCAGGGCGCGCTCGTGGAACCCACTGCTGTTGCCGCCTACGGGGTGGACACCGCGGGGGTGCGCCCGGGAGACACCGTGCTGATCACGGGTGCCGGGCCCATCGGGGCGCTCGCCTCGATCTACGCGAACTCCATCGGCGCGCGGGTGTTCGTCTCCGAGGTCAACCCGGTGAGGGCTGCGCTGGCTCGTTCCCTCGATGTGGGCGAGGTGCTCGATCCCTCCGCCATGGACGTCGTCGGCTACCTGAGGGACGCCACCGCCGGCATCGGTGTGGATGCGGTGGTCGAGTGCTCAGGCAACGAACGTGCGCTGCAGACGGGCTTCGGTGCTGTTCGGTCCGCCGGAACGATCACGCAGACCGGCCTGCACACTCGCCCCGCTTCGATCGATCCGATGCAGGTCTCGCTGCGGGAGATCACCTACAACGGCACGTGGTGCTATCCGCTCACCGACTGGCCGCGCGTGATCGACCTCATCGCCCGCAAGGGGCTGCCGGTCGAACGGGTCGTCACGGCGGAGATCGCGGTGGCTGATCTGGTGGAGAAGGGATTCGACACCCTGCTCGACCCGAGCGGCAACGAGGTGAAAGTACTCGTCAACGCGCGCTGA
- a CDS encoding SDR family NAD(P)-dependent oxidoreductase, translating into MSDRLAGRTIVVTGGGSGIGAGISRGFAAEGANVVIADLNLEAGQAVANEITASQGSAFATRVDITDRATVAQGIADAVARFGRIDAYFNNAGMNSPMKFLEITEQNFELIMRVNALGVLIGIQEAAKQFLAQGGGGKIVNTASIAGRTGFPSFAPYSAAKAAVISLTQAGARSLASHGITVNAFAPGVVATPLWTKLDADLEKMGEGDSGFDSMASDILLGRPAQPEDIAPTAIFLASSDSDYITGQVIAIEGGMILV; encoded by the coding sequence ATGAGCGATCGATTGGCCGGGCGCACCATTGTCGTCACCGGCGGCGGTTCCGGCATCGGTGCCGGCATCAGCCGCGGCTTCGCGGCCGAGGGGGCGAACGTCGTGATCGCTGACCTCAACCTCGAGGCCGGACAGGCCGTCGCGAACGAGATCACCGCCTCCCAGGGATCCGCCTTCGCGACCCGCGTCGATATCACCGACCGCGCGACCGTCGCCCAGGGGATCGCGGATGCGGTGGCTCGGTTCGGCAGGATCGACGCCTACTTCAACAACGCCGGAATGAACTCCCCCATGAAGTTCCTGGAGATCACCGAGCAGAATTTCGAGCTGATCATGCGGGTGAACGCGCTCGGAGTGCTCATCGGGATCCAGGAGGCAGCGAAGCAGTTCCTTGCCCAGGGGGGCGGGGGCAAGATCGTGAACACCGCCTCCATCGCGGGCCGCACCGGATTCCCCAGCTTCGCGCCGTACAGCGCGGCGAAGGCTGCCGTGATCTCCCTCACTCAGGCCGGCGCCCGGTCGCTGGCATCGCACGGGATCACGGTCAATGCCTTCGCTCCGGGAGTCGTGGCGACCCCCCTCTGGACAAAGCTCGATGCCGACCTGGAGAAAATGGGCGAAGGCGACTCGGGGTTCGACTCGATGGCGAGCGACATCCTGCTCGGTCGCCCCGCCCAACCCGAAGACATCGCCCCGACGGCGATCTTTCTCGCGAGCTCTGATTCCGACTACATCACCGGCCAGGTCATCGCGATCGAAGGCGGAATGATCCTCGTCTGA
- a CDS encoding helix-turn-helix domain-containing protein yields the protein MDTLGTRLKELRRKSGLSLRELARQVDVSPSFVSQIENGKSQPSVATLYAFSRRLNVTVDELFEGRLAPTAEETVPAENGLTDPASAWRPSEFANRISVVHPSHRSRLDMAAGVVWERLAATPETSVSFMKILYKPGASSADTEELSRHAGYEYGYVTAGQLEVRIGEEVFVLNEGESLGFDSSIPHLFRNPGTVEMHGIWFVHGRGDHAEPTISEH from the coding sequence ATGGACACGCTCGGCACCCGCCTCAAGGAGCTCCGACGGAAGTCCGGACTGAGCCTGCGCGAGCTCGCTCGCCAGGTGGATGTGTCGCCGTCCTTCGTCTCCCAGATCGAGAATGGCAAATCGCAGCCCTCCGTCGCGACCCTCTACGCGTTCTCCCGCCGCTTGAATGTCACGGTCGACGAACTCTTCGAGGGACGCCTCGCGCCCACCGCGGAGGAGACGGTGCCGGCAGAAAACGGGCTGACGGACCCGGCTTCGGCGTGGCGCCCCTCGGAGTTCGCCAACCGGATCTCGGTAGTGCATCCGAGCCACCGCTCACGCCTCGACATGGCCGCGGGGGTGGTCTGGGAACGACTGGCGGCGACGCCCGAGACATCGGTGAGCTTCATGAAGATCCTCTACAAGCCCGGCGCCTCGTCCGCCGACACCGAAGAACTCTCCCGGCACGCGGGCTATGAATACGGGTACGTCACCGCCGGGCAGCTCGAGGTGAGGATCGGGGAGGAGGTATTCGTGCTGAACGAAGGCGAATCCCTCGGCTTCGACTCGTCGATACCGCACCTGTTCCGCAACCCCGGGACCGTGGAGATGCACGGCATCTGGTTTGTGCACGGCCGGGGCGACCATGCCGAACCGACTATTTCAGAACACTAG
- a CDS encoding zinc-binding dehydrogenase: MKALQFSAQDVPEIAELPIPDIADDEVLVAARSVGVCHSDIDLLEGRYIIPFSYPIIPGHEWSGEIVKVGRKVTGFSVGDRVVGECVIAADHFGFSISGAAAEFFVAKPSWLHKLPDQISFTVGALVEPFSVAYYALVRAGGVDASDTVVVLGAGPVGLAVTAAAAAMGAVTVVVEPAEGRRGIALSLGAKHAVHPDDVVALLADITAGRGADLVVEASGRPAVMATALELVAFQGRIAYIGIDVGREASAKLGLIQSKELRITGSIGSPGVWPETLRFLANSGIDLSPLVTQHFGVDEALDALDAAHHPESTIKAHIDLVGTLPA; the protein is encoded by the coding sequence ATGAAGGCATTGCAATTCTCCGCCCAGGATGTTCCAGAGATCGCAGAACTCCCCATCCCCGACATCGCGGACGATGAAGTTCTGGTCGCGGCCCGATCCGTGGGCGTCTGCCACTCCGACATCGACCTGTTGGAGGGCCGGTACATCATCCCCTTCAGCTACCCGATCATCCCCGGACACGAGTGGTCGGGAGAGATCGTGAAGGTGGGACGCAAGGTCACTGGCTTTTCCGTGGGGGACCGGGTGGTGGGGGAATGCGTGATCGCAGCCGATCACTTCGGTTTCTCGATCAGCGGTGCTGCGGCAGAGTTCTTCGTTGCCAAGCCGTCGTGGTTGCATAAGCTTCCCGACCAGATCTCCTTCACCGTCGGTGCACTCGTCGAGCCCTTCAGCGTCGCGTACTACGCACTCGTGCGGGCCGGGGGAGTGGATGCGAGCGACACCGTCGTGGTGCTGGGCGCCGGGCCGGTCGGACTCGCCGTCACTGCCGCGGCTGCCGCGATGGGCGCGGTCACGGTCGTGGTCGAGCCGGCCGAGGGCCGTCGTGGGATCGCACTGTCACTCGGAGCGAAGCACGCGGTGCATCCGGACGACGTCGTCGCCCTCCTGGCCGACATCACCGCCGGTCGGGGCGCCGATCTCGTGGTCGAGGCATCCGGTCGCCCGGCGGTGATGGCCACCGCTCTGGAGCTCGTCGCGTTCCAGGGCCGCATCGCCTATATCGGTATCGATGTGGGGCGCGAAGCGTCCGCGAAGCTCGGGCTGATCCAGTCGAAGGAATTGCGGATCACCGGATCCATCGGCTCCCCCGGCGTCTGGCCGGAGACCCTGCGCTTCCTTGCGAACAGCGGGATCGACCTCAGCCCTCTCGTGACCCAGCACTTCGGTGTCGATGAGGCACTCGATGCGCTGGATGCCGCGCACCATCCGGAGTCGACGATCAAGGCGCACATCGACCTGGTCGGCACGCTTCCGGCCTGA
- a CDS encoding SDR family oxidoreductase, producing MTTTQTDQRRALVVGSTGIAGQTVSRQLAEQGWQVTGLSRSGSVQIPGVTNAVADLLDPDGLASALAGSAPELVIITAWMRHDTEAQNIEVNSATVRNVLAALEPEKSVRHVSLLTGLKHYLGPFEFYGQGVMADTPFHEEEPRLDFPNFYYAQEDEVFSSAERNGFTWSVHRAHTVFGFATGNAMNMALTLSVYATICKELGLPFVFPGSATQWNGLTDVTDADLLGEQLIWAGTHPEAENEAFNIANGDVFRWRWLWPRIAEHFGLDWEGFEGEPRLLADQMRGMEQTWAGIAEKNGLVETDLGRLASWWHSDGDLGREIECLTDMTKSRKAGFLNFRGTPDSFFDKVDRYRAARIIP from the coding sequence ATGACAACTACACAGACGGATCAGCGCAGAGCGCTCGTCGTCGGTTCCACCGGCATCGCCGGCCAGACGGTGAGCCGCCAGCTCGCCGAGCAGGGCTGGCAGGTCACCGGTCTGTCCCGCAGCGGATCCGTGCAGATCCCCGGAGTGACCAACGCGGTCGCCGACCTGCTCGACCCGGACGGTCTCGCCTCGGCCCTCGCCGGATCGGCGCCGGAGCTTGTGATCATCACCGCCTGGATGCGACACGACACGGAGGCTCAGAACATCGAAGTGAACAGCGCCACGGTTCGCAACGTGCTCGCCGCTCTCGAGCCCGAGAAGTCGGTGCGCCATGTCTCGCTGCTCACCGGGCTCAAGCACTACCTCGGGCCATTCGAGTTCTACGGGCAGGGCGTGATGGCGGATACCCCATTCCACGAGGAGGAGCCGCGCCTCGACTTCCCGAACTTCTATTACGCGCAGGAGGACGAGGTGTTCAGCTCGGCCGAGCGCAACGGGTTCACCTGGAGCGTGCACCGCGCCCACACCGTCTTCGGTTTCGCCACCGGAAACGCCATGAACATGGCGCTCACCCTGTCGGTGTACGCCACCATCTGCAAGGAACTCGGCCTCCCCTTCGTCTTTCCCGGCTCCGCCACGCAGTGGAACGGCCTCACCGATGTGACGGATGCCGACCTGCTCGGAGAGCAGTTGATCTGGGCCGGCACCCATCCAGAGGCCGAGAACGAGGCCTTCAACATCGCCAACGGCGACGTCTTCCGCTGGCGCTGGCTGTGGCCTCGTATCGCCGAGCACTTCGGTCTCGACTGGGAGGGATTCGAGGGCGAACCCCGCCTCCTCGCGGACCAGATGCGCGGGATGGAGCAGACCTGGGCCGGCATCGCCGAGAAGAACGGACTCGTCGAGACGGACCTCGGGCGGCTTGCCTCCTGGTGGCATTCCGACGGCGACCTCGGGCGCGAGATCGAGTGCCTCACCGATATGACCAAGAGCCGGAAGGCCGGTTTCTTGAACTTCCGAGGAACCCCGGACAGCTTCTTCGACAAGGTCGACCGCTACCGGGCTGCGCGGATCATTCCGTAA